From Clostridium sp. SY8519:
GAGTCGCGTACAATCTGCTCAATCAGCCGCGCGGTTTCGTCGATGCCGAATTCCCCGCTGTTGATGGAAATATGATAATTTTCCGCGCGTCCCCATTTCTGTCCGGTGTAATAGCGATAGTGGGCGGCCCGTTTGCCGTCCTTTTCTTTAATGCGCCGGGCCGGTTTTTCCCTGGTTTCGCCAAAGCGCGCAACGATCCGTTTGCAGCGGTAGTCCAGATCCGCATGGATAAAAACTTTCAGGACATCCTCCCTGTCTTTCAGCAGGAAGTCTGCGCAGCGGCCGATGATCACACAGGGCCCCTGATCGGCGATTTCCCGTATGACTCGGCATTCCGCGGCCCAGAGGCGGTCCGGAATGGAAAGTCCCTGGGGATCCCGTCCCACAAAGTTATA
This genomic window contains:
- a CDS encoding cytidylate kinase-like family protein; its protein translation is MKKNIITISRQFGSGGHTIGMKVAEDLGIPYYDQELVEKISEESGYAYEIVNDEDEEAPLRSRFVYNFVGRDPQGLSIPDRLWAAECRVIREIADQGPCVIIGRCADFLLKDREDVLKVFIHADLDYRCKRIVARFGETREKPARRIKEKDGKRAAHYRYYTGQKWGRAENYHISINSGEFGIDETARLIEQIVRDSE